One Triplophysa rosa linkage group LG8, Trosa_1v2, whole genome shotgun sequence genomic window, aataaaaaaacatgatttttgaaaaacggatctcattttggaaccaaactcttcaaataaagTTGACCTTTAAACATAAATTGTAGTTTCTAATGACACAACACATTACTCAACCGATTGAATATTTGCGTCACAAAGTAAAACTCCACATTTCTTTGATAAGTTCATAAATAAACGTAGATGAAATATGAATTTGAGTACAGATGCTTTTGCACTTGAGTTTTCTGTCAGGGGTGTGAATGAAGGGtgctgtagtgtagtgtagtgtgtagTGATCTGACCTTGTGGAGCGGCTGCGTCTGCAACAACAGCAGCAACAGCAGCAGACTGTGACGGCCAGCAGCAGCACCCCGCTCACCACTGCCATAGCGATGATCAACGACTCAAAATTCACTGtcacacaaaaaacattcattCACATCATCACACAAGAaccttctctctcacacacacaagcgctgtgtgtgtgtgtcactacTGCCCCCTACTGAAGATTTCCTGAGCGTGCAGGTGACCAGAACGTCCACATAATAGAAGTGAAAGTGCTTTACATTCTCCTGTGAGTTTCACTATGAAGCGTTTATTAACTAGACCTTAAAAACAGTTTGACTGGGGGAATTCAGATATCAAGACAGTCTATGTTGACTTTAAGAGCAGGGAAACAATGAAGAAGTGAGAGATGTGACTGATGTTTAGGTTAGTGTACTCACCCCAGCAAACCCCCCAGCGGGCCTGAGACAGTTTACACACGGAGCTCGGTGGGATTATATAAGACACCGGATAATCTGTACAGGTGTTGTTGGTCTGACACCACAAACACTGTCAGAAACAACATTGACTGCGTTATTTACACTTCAAAGCAATGCAAATGACTAACGTTTTCATGTCAtgtccaatcaaatgtaaaTGAGGAGGGCGTGTCTTACTGAAACATTGGCGAGGCAGCTGTCACAGGAAGTCAGAGTGTTACAAGCTGTGATGAGAATGAAGAACATTTTCAGCACAATCGAAACCTTCAAAACCTCTCAcagagaattctgtcatcactcactcactcactctcatgtcGTGTCAAACCTGAACGAGTTTccttctactgcagaacacaacaggagatattttgaagaatgtagataatcaaacaacactgaactctactgacttccattgtatgaacacaaaaccactgagacattcctcaaaatatcttcctttgtgttccactgaagaaagactcacctacagatttacaaacacatgacgatgtggttaaatgattcaactTTGATTTGTTTTGGTGAACTGTGCTTTTAAACACCAACTTTACagcaaaaaatgcttttttttctaCTGTTTGAGCAAATCTGATTTATTTTAGCCCGGATAACGGACttataaatgttaaaaacatactagtaaaatatatatttaataaaaacgcGTTTGacttataataataaatcatgaaaaaaatgaccctaaacttttCAACTTTGTATATAGACCTACCTCTAAACGTTCATATTTCTCTGTATGTCAGTCTTTAAAATAAGAATGATAAAGACGTACGTTTGCGGACAGGTGGACGGATTGTAGGCGCTCTAGCACTTGTAGTTgtagtttgtgttgttgttctTGCTGCTTCGCTAAATTGGTCACGAACCATCAGAACGGCAAATATCGACAGCAAAACTTGGATTTTATCCATGCTTGTTGTGTTTGAGATCCAAATGACCCCGATCAAATAAAAACGTCGGAAAACTGACAACACGCAGATAAAATACTCCAATCAAAGATCAAATGACCGAGAGCGAAAACGCGGAAGCACCACAAAACTGACGCACTTCCGCTTTCCAAAAGTCCAGAGTAAAAGTCCTCGACCGAACGAGTaccttacattacatttatgcattcggCAGACGCTTATATCCatagcgacttacattgcattatactatacatataATACGATACACAACACAGTCAAGTAAACAACATATGAATATACGTATGTCAAGAAATATATGAAGAggttggttccaaaatgagatatctctattattaaaaaatgttgatatcatgtttttattgtgttttatactgttagttagctgtatttgttatggcttaaatcaaaacaaaccagctgCCGTTTCATTAAcagtaattggaatgcacaacaaaaaaacatgaaagttatctcattttggaaccaaactcttcatattcaaAAATAGGACTGCTAGACAATCATAAATAGGTTGCAAAAATAGTTGATTTAGCACATTATTGTGTATTAAACACAAATCTAACAGCATTGGGGTACAAACATTTCTGAATTTTGTAGTGTATGTTTGATTGCCAGAGAACAGAAAGAGACCGTTAACATTCATGATGTGTTTTGTCTTTCTGAGATGAAAAACCCCTTATAGATCAAGAACACAACGCATCattgcatttaatattttaataagtaaTTGTGCGTCATTAAAGTTGTCAAGTTTGCttgaatatttttgcacaggCATGTATGGTCACATAAAAATGCAgattatttatatgaatatgtcAACTGTTTTGCATGTTTGGTGTATTTCAGTGTGTGCTGACTCAGTcatattgtttttccatttaaaaaatgtgtaatatcAAACCTCACAACCAGAAATGAGCAAAAAGCTGTGAGAGAGGAAATGGGTGAAAATGTGAGAGTGAGTCAGAGTTCAACAAGTGATCATACTGCATTAAAGATGCTGACATCTAAGTGTTTCACCTgtttacatttgtgtgtgtgtgtgtgcgtgcgtgcgtgtgtgtgtggtgggatgtgtgtgtgtggtgtgacactgtgtgcgtgcttgcgtggtgggatgtgtgtgtgcgtgcgtgtgtgtaactcTAGTAATCTCTACCAAACCCATATATATCAGCCAGCTAGaaaaagttattaaacattgcAAATTAAAAGGCCCGGCCTTACACTTTCAGTCAATATCAAAGTTTATCCTgacaaaggtttttatttaaactagACTATTCTGTGACAGATCAGCGAAACAGAAGACTAAAGtataaattgcattttaagAGTCAAGACATGAAGATGTTTGCTCAGGAACGTCATGGAACAGATCACAGATCACAGTTACGAAACTTGCCAGACCTTCAAGTTCTGACTTCCCCCTGAAACataaaaagacacaaaatcCCCGCGGCAGAATTCGTCCACTCCTGCAGCTCTCGTGCGGTCATGGCTATGGATGCACTGATCCTTTTCTTTACTCTGACGTCTGGTGAGTAAAATATTTACTGCACTGAATCAAATCAAAACATCATATCATCATAATTATCACCAAAACATCTTTTAACTCTCAACCTTCTCAATACTAACACTGTCTCTTATTCTTTTCACAAATCAcgatatattatattatgtttcATAAACTTCCACAAACACATGTatattcattatgattatgcgTGTGAATGTCGATCTCATCTGCAGCGtgaacagagaaacaaaagctTGTCTTAACTTCTCTTTTCCACACGTTTAATGCTGCTGTGAAACTCTTATGTCATGATCACACTGTGCTGTGCTGAGCCACACAGTTTTTATCGCTCTGTGAGACTTCATGGAGGTCTCAGTTGGTATCGACTCGCAGATGTTTCTCTCAGGAGAAatcaaatgtcattttcatgagtatggaggtgtaaaatgattgtagaggtaaaatgttttctcagaagaaatatctgagacacagatgagaagtTTCCATTTGCCCTCCACttaatctcactgatgtctCTGAGAAATAATCGAGACATTAAAGAGATTCTTAAGAGTAAAGAGAAAATATATTCAAAGCAAAGACATCTTGTCTCTGCATCAGTCGTGACGTTGTTTGTGATGTGCGAtctctgtgtgttcagcagCGTGTCTGTGGAGGAACACacctgtcctctctctctccgtcccAGAGAGGGTGTCTGCCCTGGAAGGGTCGTGTGTGGTCATTCCCTGCTCCTTCAGCCCCGTGTCCAGCACACAGGTGATGGAAGTTCTGCTCAAGAAATCTTCTTCCGTCTTCAAGCTGAAGAGAACGGTCTTCACCAGCCACCGCAGTGACGTCATTCATCCCGACTACAGAAACCGTGTGTCTCTCGCAGGAAACATCAGCTCAGGAGACTGTTCCATCAACATCAGCAGAATCAGAAAGGAAGATCAGAACACGTATGACCTCCAGCTGAGGGAACCGGGTCAAAGGTCACCGACTGCAGAAACAAACATCCATGTCAGCGTATTGAGTATGTTGTTTGTTAATGAAGATTCTGACGTTCGTtctgatgcgcacacacacatcagatttAGCCTTTACAAGTCTCACAGACCAAACACACATGGGCATTCTCATGAAAATCGGCCGAACCCACATGTTTTTGACCGTGAAATCGACTTTTCTGTAAGAGAAGATCGTGCAAAAATTTTAGTTTCTAGAAATCGAAATAAATGTgtgataaataattaaatgtgtCATAAATAAGAAAAACCATGACGTGATACTCAAACATGACTCTCACATGAGTGTAGGTACACCAGATCCGCCCGAGCTCACTGACCCAGGACCAGTGAAAGAAGGCCAGCGGGTGACGTTGAACTGCTCCGTCAGGCTGAGCTGTCCATCCGAGCGGCCCGGTCTGGTGTGGAGGTGGGAGCGTGGACAACAGGACGGCAGCAGTGTGCACGGAGACACGGAGCTTCAGCGTGAGCCGGGTCAGTTCCCGCTTCTCCAGTCCAGCCTCACCTTCACCGTACCTCAACACACAAACCCACGAGTGAGATGTCAAGTCACCTACACAAACAACCGGAGATCTTCGGCCGTCAGAGAGATTCTCGTTCACTGTAAGCACTGCGTTCCTTTTCATTCCCAGAGAAATCTGCtcagaaaacaaaagcaaaggATCAATGTGCCCAAAGAGAAATGCTCagtttgctctttcatagctctggATTGAATATCACAGATGTCTAGGAGAATGAATCAATGTGTGATTTCTCCTCGATGTCTTCGCAGTTCCACCCAGAGACGTCACCGTTCAGGTTCAGAGTGTGTCTGTTCAGGTAGGAGGAATGGCGCTGTTGGGCTGCACCTGTAAGGCTGATCCGCCCGTATCTGAATATCAGTGGACCAGCGTTCAGTCCGGGAACACCGTCATTCTGTCCAGACGCACTCCCACCGTACGCATCTACAACATCACCCGAGACACACGCCTCCAGTGCACCGCCACCAACAGACTGGGACAGGCCACGTCCCGTCTCACTGCTCTCAATGTTCAATGTAGGTCACGTGAGTGACAAATACACTGATGAATGTGACGtctgtaaacaaaaacaacaacactgacTGGTGTCAATATGAGCTTCGTCTTATTCTGCCGAACaatcacattttaaacaaacacacgtGAGCACCTGCACCGTAACGAAACACACACAGGGGCTGGGACTGAATTAGCTCACTCTTTAGCTTATCAAagtatacttaaagggatagttcacccaaaaacaggggcggactgggaagCAAAAACTGCCCTGGTGTTTTcggcccacatcggccctccaccatttctgtccggcccaagcgtccattccggccccatacattagctgcccactagggctgcagctatcgattcttttactaatcgagtattctactgatttttcatcgattaatcgggtattcggataataagtactttttcttttttaaaaagcaatactaaatatacaagagaaaataagacaggtctcttaaaatgagtaaaacaactaatttgtttcctttttagaacaattagtttttattgctgaaatagcatacattaatatctgtgaaaactaaacccatttagtacattccattgccatattaaattcaaaatgcaatataatacaaatatataaataagaaacatgaataaaaatggaaataataatttcaaacaatagcttatgacttttattttggcaggttgtcagaagacacttattttttagtatgtctgtttcttcactcaaacaataacatgtttgtgaaataaactctcagcgcaactctggaggtgaagttcatgtcctcattcagcgcagacgcagacaaattcatgagcatcacgcgtgtagcatcTTACACGCgttatatctttctctgtgttcatcagaacaaacgacatttatacagatttgtaacaactctaaggtgaggaaatgatgacagaattttcttttttgggtgaactgtccctttaagtgtaacAGTAATACATCTAAAGTAGTCTGAgagaacactttattttatgagaagtatactaatagcacacttgaacAAACTTCTTTTCTTTAAGGGAAAGAGGTTGAATTTCATTTCAAAAGGCATGCAGTGTCATTCTAACTGTTGAGTcgtgtgtttgtattatttgaCAGACGCACCGGTGATCCTGCGTGACTCCTCCTGCGAGTGGGACGGGTCTCTGCTGTCATGCGTCTGTGTCGTGGACTCAAACCCTCGTCCGGCCGTCACCTGGAGTGTGAACAGCAGTCACCTGCCCGACAGCTACAACGTTTCTTATTCATATTCCAACTTCATATTGACGTCGACTCTCAGAGGGATGTCTGACCCCGGGCTGCCCGTGGAATGTTACGTCATCAACTCTCTGGGCAACCACTCCCGGCTCCTGTTTGAGTCTCCGAACGGTCAACAGAAATCAATCCATGTTTCTTTAACATCCACTTTGACATTGACAGAGGTGATTTACTCATCCTCCTCGTGTTTTGTGACAGGTGGTGTGTTATGGCCTCTGATAGCGTCAGCAGCATCTGTTGTGTTTCTTCTCCTGTGTCTTCTGATGTTCTTCTGCTGTTTCAGGACAAACAGACCGTAAGCGTCTTCTCACTCATGCTCTGACTGTTCAAAGTGTCAATAACGTCTGAGCTTAATTCTCACGTCACAGGACATACAGACCTCCTGCCATCCATGCGGAGAATCTGGCCATCTATCGGGAGCGCGCGCCGCTCTACGTCAACTGCAGTGAAGTCACCAACATCTACACCAACGGCAGTTATCAGCTCATCTATCAGAACGACACGCCCATCTTCATACGGACTACACAGGTAGAAACACTTTCAAAGAATCCCATCAAACTTTAGAAACAATGCAGAGTGAATCATTGATGTCAAACTGTTTCAGACACATAAGAGACAAAGACGAGCAGCGAGACGACAGCGAGCACAGAAAGAGATTGTGATGTCAGCAGATTCAGACACGGCCGTCTATGTGGAGGTCATCTGACTTCACATGAACACATGCACACGTGACAGAATGAAACCTCTCAACACGTTTCATTCTTACCATGATGTCATGTTTCATTTCTGTAACGTTCAAGAAACAGAATCAAAGCAAATGTTGCCGTCATGTCAGCTGCGGCGTGAAGAAAGTACAGCAGTGTATGAAAAGAAAACGAATCAAACCCATTTCTGTTCAATACTCTGTCAGTAAAGAATCTTCATGAAAGATCAAAAAACACCATTTGTCTATCAATGTCTCTACAAAGAGTCAAATGTGAGGACGACACTTCTTAAGATGATAATATTATAAATCAGTGGATATGTGCACATTTTACTAAAGTACTCCACAGTGTTTTTCATGTATACCGTACAACTAACACAAACCTATTCATGTCCTTTCAAATCACATGTTCAAATGTCCTaaatgacaacaacaaaatCATTTCACTTCACTACGGACTGAATTCATGACCCATTCAAACCTTCTCAAGAGATGGACGAGCATCAGAAGTCTCTTTCACTTCATCTGAAGACATCAGTACTTCATGAAGAGAAACTCTAACAAAGATATCATTGGACACTAGGAGACACTGAGTGGATTAGAAGGATGAAAGACGTTCATGTTTTGAGTGTTGTTAAGGTGGAGTATTTATTCATCGTCATAAATCCGCAGGCGGGATGATTAATCCTCATCTGCTTCACCTCCTGTGTTAGCCGCATTGATGCGTTACCGCCCTTCCACCACGGCGAGGTACAGGTAGGGCTTTGGAAGGGGAGGGGGTTAAGGTATAAAAATAGCTCAATTAaggtataaaaatattataaaagggAACTAGTTTAAGAAGGTAAAGTACTAGTGaagtatattatataaaatatgaaaatattataaaaGGGAACTAGTTTAAGAAGGTAAAGTACTAGTGaagtatattatataaaatatgaaaatattataaaaGGGAACTAGTTTAAGAAGGTAAAGTACTAGTGaagtatattatataaaatatgaaaatattataaaaGGGAACTAGTTTAAGAAGGTAAAGTACTAGTGaagtatattatataaaatatgaaaatattataaaaGGGAACTAGTTTAAGAAGGTAAAGTACTAGTGaagtatattatataaaatatgaaaatattataaaaGGGAACTAGTTTAAGAAGGTAAAGTACTAGTGaagtatattatataaaatatgaaaatattataaaaGGGAACTAGTTTAAGAAGGTAAAGTACTAGTGaagtatattatataaaatatgaaaatattataaaaGGGAACTAGTTTAAGAAGGTAAAGTACTAGTGaagtatattatataaaatatgaaaatattataaaaGGGAACTAGTTTAAGAAGGTAAAGTACTAGTGaagtatattatataaaatatgaaaatattataaaaGGGAACTAGTTTAAGAAGGTAAAGTACTAGTGaagtatattatataaaatatgaaaatattataaaaGGGAACTAGTTTAAGAAGGTAAAGTACTAGTGaagtatattatataaaatatgaaaatattataaaaGGGAACTAGTTTAAGAAGGTAAATGTACTAGTGAAGTATATTGTATTAACTAAGTAATCTACTTGAAGTTTACATGAATGTACTTGATGAAATCACATCATAGCCCATACTTACCCTATACATACTTCCTATACTTCTCTTTTGTTAGAGCAGAACAGATGTTTTAGTCCAGCTGTCATGATTGGCTGGACTCGTTTCTTTTGAAGGGCCGTTTTATCCTCTTCCACATTCTACCGAAGAAAGCTCGGaccctttttctctttttagattttttcttCTTTCCCACAACCTCTTCTTCAGACTGAGATGAGGGAGCGGGGTCCTCAGTGATTACATCCGGGAGGTAAGATACGCCCTGCAAACGCTTTCTTTCGGTCtgtaaaaaaagagagaatgatTTTAGGACACATGGTGTAATTGTGAAATATTAATATAGACATTGGTGCCGTGGCGGAGACTTCAATTCTCTCATTATTCATGAATGCatgattgtgttgtgttgatcACAGTGTGAGACGGCACTGAACTGTCATTCGCTCTTTGATATCTTTCCTTACCTCATGAAGAGAAATTCTCCAAGAAGATTCGATCCGGGACCTGCAGGGATCTTCTGTCCTGCTGTATGTGTGGACATCTTCTACAACTAGATAACTTTTTAGCTGTCCGTCGTCACTGTCGTCCTCCGATGATGACTCATATACAGCTGGACGAGTCTCTTCCACTGACTCGGGCTCAATCGTGTCGATCTGTGAGCCGCAGGGATCTTGTGTCTTGCCGCTGATCCCCGTGTCTTCATCTGGTACAGCTACACAACTTTCTAGCTGTCCGTCATCTGTAAGGTCGTCCT contains:
- the LOC130558274 gene encoding pituitary tumor-transforming gene 1 protein-interacting protein, which translates into the protein MDKIQVLLSIFAVLMVRDQFSEAARTTTQTTTTSARAPTIRPPVRKPCNTLTSCDSCLANVSCLWCQTNNTCTDYPVSYIIPPSSVCKLSQARWGVCWVNFESLIIAMAVVSGVLLLAVTVCCCCCCCCRRSRSTRSDREEEQYARRREEITQRADERRAERRTKHDQIRKKYGLIPDSDHPYSKFENE
- the LOC130558619 gene encoding myelin-associated glycoprotein-like isoform X2 — encoded protein: MAMDALILFFTLTSACLWRNTPVLSLSVPERVSALEGSCVVIPCSFSPVSSTQVMEVLLKKSSSVFKLKRTVFTSHRSDVIHPDYRNRVSLAGNISSGDCSINISRIRKEDQNTYDLQLREPGQRSPTAETNIHVSVLSTPDPPELTDPGPVKEGQRVTLNCSVRLSCPSERPGLVWRWERGQQDGSSVHGDTELQREPGQFPLLQSSLTFTVPQHTNPRVRCQVTYTNNRRSSAVREILVHFPPRDVTVQVQSVSVQVGGMALLGCTCKADPPVSEYQWTSVQSGNTVILSRRTPTVRIYNITRDTRLQCTATNRLGQATSRLTALNVQYAPVILRDSSCEWDGSLLSCVCVVDSNPRPAVTWSVNSSHLPDSYNVSYSYSNFILTSTLRGMSDPGLPVECYVINSLGNHSRLLFESPNGQQKSIHVSLTSTLTLTEVIYSSSSCFVTGGVLWPLIASAASVVFLLLCLLMFFCCFRTNRPTYRPPAIHAENLAIYRERAPLYVNCSEVTNIYTNGSYQLIYQNDTPIFIRTTQTHKRQRRAARRQRAQKEIVMSADSDTAVYVEVI
- the LOC130558619 gene encoding myelin-associated glycoprotein-like isoform X1, with translation MAMDALILFFTLTSAACLWRNTPVLSLSVPERVSALEGSCVVIPCSFSPVSSTQVMEVLLKKSSSVFKLKRTVFTSHRSDVIHPDYRNRVSLAGNISSGDCSINISRIRKEDQNTYDLQLREPGQRSPTAETNIHVSVLSTPDPPELTDPGPVKEGQRVTLNCSVRLSCPSERPGLVWRWERGQQDGSSVHGDTELQREPGQFPLLQSSLTFTVPQHTNPRVRCQVTYTNNRRSSAVREILVHFPPRDVTVQVQSVSVQVGGMALLGCTCKADPPVSEYQWTSVQSGNTVILSRRTPTVRIYNITRDTRLQCTATNRLGQATSRLTALNVQYAPVILRDSSCEWDGSLLSCVCVVDSNPRPAVTWSVNSSHLPDSYNVSYSYSNFILTSTLRGMSDPGLPVECYVINSLGNHSRLLFESPNGQQKSIHVSLTSTLTLTEVIYSSSSCFVTGGVLWPLIASAASVVFLLLCLLMFFCCFRTNRPTYRPPAIHAENLAIYRERAPLYVNCSEVTNIYTNGSYQLIYQNDTPIFIRTTQTHKRQRRAARRQRAQKEIVMSADSDTAVYVEVI
- the LOC130558619 gene encoding myelin-associated glycoprotein-like isoform X3, translating into MAMDALILFFTLTSAACLWRNTPVLSLSVPERVSALEGSCVVIPCSFSPVSSTQVMEVLLKKSSSVFKLKRTVFTSHRSDVIHPDYRNRVSLAGNISSGDCSINISRIRKEDQNTYDLQLREPGQRSPTAETNIHVSVLSTPDPPELTDPGPVKEGQRVTLNCSVRLSCPSERPGLVWRWERGQQDGSSVHGDTELQREPGQFPLLQSSLTFTVPQHTNPRVRCQVTYTNNRRSSAVREILVHFPPRDVTVQVQSVSVQVGGMALLGCTCKADPPVSEYQWTSVQSGNTVILSRRTPTVRIYNITRDTRLQCTATNRLGQATSRLTALNVQYAPVILRDSSCEWDGSLLSCVCVVDSNPRPAVTWSVNSSHLPDSYNVSYSYSNFILTSTLRGMSDPGLPVECYVINSLGNHSRLLFESPNGGVLWPLIASAASVVFLLLCLLMFFCCFRTNRPTYRPPAIHAENLAIYRERAPLYVNCSEVTNIYTNGSYQLIYQNDTPIFIRTTQTHKRQRRAARRQRAQKEIVMSADSDTAVYVEVI